The proteins below come from a single Corynebacterium glyciniphilum AJ 3170 genomic window:
- a CDS encoding alpha-(1->3)-arabinofuranosyltransferase: MTLSRRGWGLAGLLWLLLSLLQGTGLTVADTKHDLTANPWGFLTQALSPWTDVFPLGQLQNQAYGYLFPQGLFFALLDPLPDWLTQRLWWALLLFLAFAGVVKLLEATGTGSRMSRVVAAVLFALSPRIITTLGAISSEAWTVALVPWIMLPVVRVLLPGPRPTTRRLAVAGLGSAVAVLCLGAVNAVATLAAVVPAVLWWLTQGVFATGGTAGTGTAASVRRRTAWRFAAWWVPGGVLACFWWVGPLVILGRYSPPFTDYIEAAGLTSHWFNLGEVLRGTTSWTAFLSTERQAGFALATEALFVAATLAVALLGLAGMAGARGRLPFAGSWLVILGAGVAVFGLAAAPFSPVADQVQVFLDGAGAPLRNLHKFDPLIHLPLVVGVAHVLGGLTVPRNATAWLHPEKDRSVVATTAVVLVVAVATAPAWTGRLVPEDGYRGVPSSWQAAADWLNDPANGADQTRTMILPEARTARQNWGNTRDEPAQALLDVPWVVRDAVPLVPPEAIRGLDGLQREFVADGAAGANPALADALAQQGVGYLLVRTDLARTADTPGARAVLRTLTESAAADGFTEVADFGDGDDEADIRIFRVDGAGDAGAGPHVVDADDLEITAGGPEVLPRLTAADAAAGRPSRDRILVQDVPENTGDVPPDTVTDTPALREHNYGNVTGAESDIRAVDDARNTRNPVRDYPTGLDDADLTQVRERGGRITASSSAADPTSLGGAEPYSGPSAAVDGVTETAWRPGTGSPINQTLTIDLGEPHTQMSLSARAAGSPVRVQATTYLDGETVASTTTLVPGYREADSTDRPIVLPSGEADRVELRIVGSWGDPALSEITLTELASGQDVTPRRDIVVPAGAGTPQRWVLGQEIYEFEMRRVITVPEGAEPVTVALNSDRCAAGRNTASTIDGTPVNCGDSVTLEPGEHEVRSRDRWVSLEVQSDRAAPEADDAESASDDRIVVTSTAVNTGRAAEINGTSLDSVTINGWQQGWIVPAGVADDMSDEDIVSAVEVSFTATDTYQRWLGAGLLGALVLLLGWLCAWWPGRRSSGGDRVAATSVVRDGPTQHLLTGAGTLALSVGVAGLPGGIVGAATMVLVLGVPAGLRRLPERTTASRGARLLRRLTRPATLAMILGTAGAVMMVRGSWGGGDYAGYSWIPELLFLGCVVATACGAVSTSPTSAVRGHTRRQPDRSDM, encoded by the coding sequence GTGACACTCTCCCGTCGCGGCTGGGGCCTGGCCGGGCTTCTGTGGCTCCTGTTGTCCCTGCTACAGGGCACGGGGCTGACCGTCGCCGACACCAAACATGACCTCACGGCGAACCCGTGGGGTTTCCTTACGCAGGCACTCTCCCCCTGGACGGATGTCTTCCCGCTGGGGCAGCTCCAGAACCAGGCCTACGGTTACCTCTTCCCCCAGGGACTGTTCTTTGCCCTGCTCGATCCCCTTCCCGACTGGCTGACGCAACGGTTGTGGTGGGCGCTGCTGCTGTTCCTCGCGTTCGCCGGGGTGGTTAAACTCCTGGAGGCGACGGGGACCGGGTCGCGGATGTCGCGGGTGGTGGCGGCGGTCCTGTTCGCCTTGAGCCCCCGGATCATCACCACCCTGGGGGCGATCTCCTCGGAGGCGTGGACGGTGGCCCTGGTGCCGTGGATCATGCTGCCGGTGGTGCGGGTGCTGTTGCCGGGTCCACGTCCGACGACCCGACGGCTCGCCGTCGCCGGGCTGGGGTCCGCCGTGGCTGTGTTGTGCCTGGGGGCGGTCAATGCGGTGGCGACACTGGCTGCGGTGGTGCCCGCGGTGCTGTGGTGGCTGACGCAGGGGGTGTTCGCCACCGGCGGTACCGCTGGCACGGGTACCGCGGCGTCGGTGCGTCGCCGTACGGCATGGCGCTTCGCGGCATGGTGGGTCCCCGGTGGTGTGCTCGCCTGTTTCTGGTGGGTCGGCCCGTTGGTGATCCTGGGGCGGTATTCTCCACCGTTCACCGATTACATCGAGGCCGCCGGGCTGACCTCCCACTGGTTCAATCTGGGTGAGGTTCTGCGCGGGACGACGAGCTGGACGGCGTTCCTGTCGACGGAGCGGCAGGCCGGGTTCGCCTTGGCCACCGAGGCCCTGTTCGTGGCCGCGACACTGGCGGTGGCACTGCTCGGACTCGCGGGGATGGCCGGTGCGCGTGGCCGCCTGCCGTTCGCCGGGTCGTGGCTGGTCATCCTCGGCGCCGGCGTGGCGGTCTTCGGTCTCGCGGCCGCCCCGTTCTCCCCCGTTGCCGACCAGGTCCAGGTATTCCTCGACGGTGCAGGGGCTCCCCTGCGCAACCTGCACAAGTTCGACCCCCTGATCCACCTCCCACTGGTCGTCGGCGTCGCCCACGTCCTCGGCGGACTCACCGTCCCCCGGAACGCCACGGCGTGGCTGCATCCGGAGAAGGACCGGTCGGTAGTCGCGACGACGGCGGTCGTCCTCGTTGTGGCAGTCGCCACCGCCCCGGCATGGACAGGGCGCCTGGTACCCGAGGACGGCTACCGCGGTGTGCCCTCGTCCTGGCAGGCAGCCGCAGACTGGCTCAACGACCCTGCCAACGGAGCGGACCAGACCCGCACCATGATCCTGCCCGAAGCACGCACCGCCCGTCAGAACTGGGGAAACACCCGGGATGAGCCGGCGCAGGCGCTACTGGACGTGCCCTGGGTGGTGCGCGACGCCGTCCCGCTGGTGCCTCCCGAGGCGATCCGTGGACTCGACGGGCTCCAGCGTGAATTCGTCGCCGACGGGGCGGCGGGCGCGAACCCGGCGCTGGCCGATGCCCTGGCGCAGCAGGGTGTGGGGTATCTGCTGGTGCGTACCGACCTGGCACGCACCGCCGACACGCCCGGTGCCCGCGCCGTCCTGCGCACCCTCACCGAATCTGCGGCAGCGGACGGATTCACTGAGGTCGCCGACTTCGGTGACGGAGATGACGAGGCTGACATCCGGATCTTCCGGGTGGACGGGGCCGGCGACGCAGGCGCCGGGCCACATGTGGTCGATGCCGATGATCTGGAGATTACCGCCGGCGGGCCGGAGGTACTGCCACGTCTTACCGCCGCCGATGCCGCAGCAGGACGCCCGTCCCGCGACCGGATCCTCGTGCAGGATGTTCCCGAGAACACCGGGGATGTTCCCCCCGACACCGTCACCGACACGCCTGCCCTGCGGGAGCACAACTACGGCAACGTCACCGGCGCCGAATCCGACATTCGCGCCGTCGACGACGCCCGCAACACCCGCAATCCGGTCCGCGACTACCCCACCGGGCTCGACGATGCCGACCTCACCCAGGTCCGGGAACGCGGCGGTCGGATCACCGCGAGCTCGTCCGCCGCCGACCCGACGTCCCTCGGCGGGGCCGAACCGTATTCCGGGCCGTCCGCCGCCGTCGACGGTGTCACGGAAACGGCCTGGCGACCGGGCACCGGGTCACCGATCAACCAGACTCTCACCATTGATTTGGGCGAGCCCCACACGCAGATGTCGCTGTCGGCCCGCGCCGCAGGCAGTCCGGTACGGGTGCAGGCCACCACGTACCTCGACGGCGAAACCGTCGCGTCGACGACCACGCTGGTACCGGGCTACCGGGAAGCCGACAGCACTGACCGCCCCATTGTCCTTCCCAGCGGGGAGGCAGACCGGGTCGAGCTGCGCATCGTCGGGTCGTGGGGCGACCCGGCGCTCAGCGAGATCACCCTCACCGAGTTGGCCAGCGGTCAGGATGTGACTCCGCGGCGTGACATCGTCGTACCCGCCGGGGCCGGCACTCCGCAGCGGTGGGTTCTGGGTCAGGAGATCTACGAGTTCGAGATGAGACGCGTCATCACCGTGCCCGAAGGGGCGGAACCGGTGACCGTGGCGCTGAACTCCGACCGCTGCGCCGCAGGCCGGAATACCGCCAGCACCATCGACGGGACGCCCGTGAACTGCGGCGACTCCGTGACGCTGGAACCTGGTGAGCACGAGGTCCGCAGCCGCGACAGGTGGGTGTCACTGGAGGTGCAGAGTGACAGGGCTGCACCGGAGGCTGATGATGCAGAGTCGGCGTCCGACGACCGGATCGTGGTGACCTCCACTGCCGTCAACACCGGACGCGCCGCCGAGATCAACGGGACTTCCCTGGACTCCGTGACGATCAACGGGTGGCAACAAGGGTGGATTGTCCCGGCAGGTGTGGCCGATGACATGTCCGATGAAGACATCGTTTCGGCTGTCGAGGTCAGCTTCACGGCGACGGACACCTACCAGCGGTGGCTGGGTGCGGGACTGCTCGGTGCGCTGGTGCTGCTGCTCGGCTGGTTGTGTGCGTGGTGGCCCGGACGACGTTCTTCCGGGGGTGACCGGGTGGCGGCAACGTCTGTTGTCCGGGACGGCCCAACTCAACACCTGCTGACAGGCGCGGGCACACTCGCGCTGTCGGTCGGAGTCGCCGGTCTTCCCGGCGGGATCGTCGGTGCGGCCACGATGGTGCTTGTCCTCGGTGTGCCCGCTGGTCTCCGCCGCCTCCCCGAGCGGACCACAGCCTCACGGGGTGCCCGGCTCCTCCGTCGACTGACGAGGCCCGCCACGCTGGCAATGATCCTGGGCACCGCAGGCGCGGTGATGATGGTGCGCGGGTCGTGGGGCGGTGGCGACTACGCAGGGTACTCGTGGATCCCCGAGCTGCTGTTCCTCGGTTGCGTTGTTGCCACGGCGTGCGGGGCTGTATCCACCAGCCCCACGTCCGCGGTGCGGGGACACACGCGCCGACAGCCCGATAGATCTGACATGTGA
- a CDS encoding universal stress protein has translation MASESRNETPENPEGHVGSFDGDTVLIAFDGSDEARGAIDYAGRFLSTKNAYILTVWEPIHRQAARTAGMSGMMQHDWSAVTDDTEDPAYADAVAICREGVRLADGHGFSTEPFLVESATAIWSAIVDASRELDVSIIVAGSRALSGWRSLLQSSVSDSLVKHAGRPVLIVPSVDDEDDGNDTAGENGADAETR, from the coding sequence ATGGCTAGCGAATCCAGGAATGAGACACCCGAGAATCCCGAGGGCCATGTCGGCTCCTTCGACGGAGATACCGTCCTCATCGCTTTCGACGGCTCCGACGAGGCCCGTGGCGCCATCGACTACGCAGGACGATTCCTGTCGACGAAAAACGCCTACATCCTCACCGTGTGGGAGCCGATCCACCGGCAGGCCGCCCGGACCGCCGGGATGAGCGGCATGATGCAGCACGACTGGTCCGCGGTCACCGATGACACCGAGGACCCCGCCTACGCCGATGCGGTGGCGATCTGCCGGGAGGGTGTGCGCCTCGCCGACGGGCACGGTTTCAGCACCGAGCCTTTCCTCGTGGAGTCCGCCACGGCGATCTGGAGCGCGATCGTCGACGCCTCCCGTGAACTCGACGTCAGCATCATCGTGGCGGGCTCCCGCGCACTGAGCGGCTGGCGCTCACTGCTGCAGTCCAGCGTGTCCGACAGCCTGGTCAAGCATGCGGGCCGCCCTGTGCTGATCGTCCCGTCGGTTGACGACGAGGATGACGGGAACGACACAGCCGGCGAAAACGGCGCGGACGCGGAAACCAGGTAG
- a CDS encoding VanW family protein, which yields MKSVSSSNPNASSPTGPTDASGEQWGSEGSKHRRKRRLWPLWTLVGIVGLGGILYATDIIMTEGNVPRGVSVGGVDVGSMSKPQAEARLKNQLSDGARAEVEVAAGDMSTTLDPAQSGLSIDWDATIDQAGQQPLNPITRITSFFQQREVGTISAYNDALLDQTLTRVEQELTRDPENAALSIDDAGTADIVDDVAGQTVDTDEVRTAVKDHWLNEQRRVDVDADVTEADVRRDAADDAVEEVVDKVTAGDVIFAGRDDTDGVLRPADMGRIVTFVPEDGAFRVDWNRDAAQEILDEQLGGTEVELRNAGFTGTGRNLNVTPSQDGVLIDWEKTLDPIEEKLLDTAERRHEVTYEEKKATYTTEMAEKASFDDVVGSFTTGGFADDSGVNIRRVAEQVDGAIVLPGETFSLNGHTGPRGEAQGYVDAGIIQDGHADKAVGGGISQFATTLYNASYFAGMEDVAHTPHSYYIDRYPAGREATVFEGAIDLQFKNTFDTPVLIEARADSSSLTVDLRGVKQVEVESDTGARTNFTDPERIELSGDNCSPSSGARGFTVTDTRTVRDLNGGVLSRDTTTTVYDPAPIVSCSG from the coding sequence GTGAAGAGCGTGAGCAGTAGCAACCCGAATGCCAGCAGCCCCACTGGACCGACCGACGCGTCGGGCGAGCAGTGGGGCTCCGAGGGCAGTAAGCACCGGCGGAAGCGTCGTCTGTGGCCGTTGTGGACCCTGGTCGGCATTGTCGGGCTCGGGGGCATTCTCTACGCGACCGACATCATCATGACCGAGGGAAACGTACCCCGTGGCGTGTCTGTCGGTGGGGTCGACGTGGGGTCGATGTCGAAACCGCAGGCTGAGGCAAGGCTGAAGAATCAGTTGTCGGACGGTGCGCGCGCAGAGGTTGAGGTGGCCGCCGGCGACATGTCGACCACGCTCGACCCCGCCCAGTCGGGTCTGTCCATCGACTGGGATGCGACGATTGATCAGGCCGGACAGCAGCCGCTGAATCCGATCACCCGGATCACGAGCTTCTTCCAGCAGCGGGAGGTCGGCACGATCAGTGCGTACAACGACGCATTGCTGGACCAGACCCTGACCCGCGTTGAGCAGGAACTCACCCGCGACCCGGAGAACGCTGCGCTGTCCATCGATGACGCGGGCACGGCAGACATCGTTGACGACGTGGCGGGCCAGACGGTCGACACTGACGAGGTGCGTACCGCGGTCAAGGACCACTGGCTCAACGAGCAGCGACGCGTCGACGTGGATGCGGATGTCACCGAGGCCGATGTCCGACGGGACGCTGCCGATGATGCTGTCGAGGAGGTCGTGGACAAGGTCACTGCGGGTGACGTCATTTTCGCCGGTCGCGACGACACTGACGGGGTGTTGCGTCCGGCCGACATGGGGCGCATCGTCACCTTCGTCCCGGAGGACGGGGCCTTCCGGGTTGACTGGAACCGTGACGCGGCCCAGGAGATCCTCGATGAACAGCTTGGTGGCACGGAGGTGGAGCTGCGCAACGCCGGATTCACCGGCACCGGCCGCAACCTCAACGTCACTCCGTCCCAGGACGGTGTTCTCATTGACTGGGAGAAGACCCTCGACCCGATTGAGGAGAAGCTGCTGGACACTGCCGAGCGTCGTCATGAGGTGACCTACGAGGAGAAGAAGGCGACGTACACCACGGAGATGGCGGAGAAGGCCAGCTTCGACGATGTCGTCGGCTCCTTCACCACCGGGGGTTTCGCCGATGATTCGGGTGTGAATATCCGCCGGGTCGCCGAACAGGTGGACGGCGCGATCGTCCTGCCCGGCGAAACCTTCAGCCTCAACGGACACACCGGGCCGCGTGGTGAGGCCCAGGGCTATGTTGACGCCGGCATCATCCAGGACGGTCACGCCGACAAGGCTGTCGGCGGCGGTATCAGCCAGTTCGCTACCACGCTGTACAACGCGTCGTACTTCGCCGGGATGGAGGACGTGGCGCACACGCCGCACTCCTACTACATCGACCGGTACCCGGCCGGGCGTGAGGCGACCGTCTTTGAAGGGGCGATCGACCTGCAGTTCAAGAACACCTTCGACACTCCGGTGCTGATCGAGGCACGAGCCGACTCCAGTTCGTTGACGGTGGACCTGCGCGGTGTGAAGCAGGTCGAGGTCGAGTCCGACACCGGTGCCCGGACAAACTTCACCGATCCGGAGCGCATCGAACTCTCCGGTGACAACTGTTCGCCGTCCTCCGGCGCGCGCGGCTTCACCGTGACCGACACCAGGACAGTGCGTGACCTCAACGGCGGGGTGTTGTCCCGGGACACCACGACCACGGTGTACGACCCCGCCCCGATCGTGAGCTGCAGCGGATGA
- a CDS encoding acyltransferase family protein translates to MTEQTPGSTAMSAISGTSAMSPTTRVAWIDTVKGAAILLVVLMHVATEAVDQSWYDPRILDAMSPLRTVRMPLFFAMAGYFFLRRIDRPWPWQVQNRLGPFLWLFLLWSALWTLSAQVFPWNTADYSLLHLIGVPLDPSYGPWFIYALAMYYAVVKLLRPLPLWLQFSIGAAISLPVAFGWIPVDNFAWERTLTHFVVFQFGVYGHWIIAAIAERASPLSLLATGGTWVAGIAGVTVTGIGLSSVCWLPLTALGMGTGIITATLIARHLPWLHLDWFGRNTLPVYLLHLPVLGVLLVYDPGLTSSPVTATAGTLVLTVLTVGGTLVLWRILRPVPGLFIAPWPGEGANTRPSRLVAAATVTDVFPRT, encoded by the coding sequence ATGACCGAACAAACTCCCGGTTCCACCGCCATGTCCGCCATCTCTGGCACTTCTGCCATGTCGCCGACGACACGGGTCGCCTGGATCGACACCGTCAAGGGCGCCGCGATCCTTCTGGTCGTCCTGATGCACGTTGCGACAGAAGCAGTGGACCAGTCCTGGTACGACCCCCGCATCCTCGACGCCATGTCACCGCTGCGCACCGTGCGCATGCCGCTGTTTTTCGCCATGGCGGGCTATTTCTTCCTGCGGAGGATCGACCGCCCCTGGCCGTGGCAGGTCCAGAACCGACTCGGACCATTCCTCTGGCTCTTCCTCCTGTGGAGTGCCCTGTGGACCCTGTCTGCCCAGGTCTTTCCCTGGAATACCGCCGACTACAGCCTCCTGCACCTGATCGGCGTTCCCCTCGACCCGAGCTACGGACCATGGTTCATCTACGCCCTGGCGATGTACTACGCGGTAGTCAAGCTCCTGCGGCCACTGCCCCTGTGGCTGCAGTTCAGCATCGGTGCGGCCATCTCCCTCCCGGTGGCGTTTGGTTGGATCCCCGTCGACAACTTCGCCTGGGAACGCACCCTGACCCACTTCGTGGTGTTCCAGTTCGGCGTATACGGACACTGGATCATCGCCGCCATCGCCGAGCGCGCGTCACCACTGTCCCTGCTCGCTACCGGCGGGACCTGGGTGGCAGGAATCGCCGGGGTGACCGTGACCGGCATCGGGCTGTCCTCGGTGTGTTGGCTACCGTTGACCGCACTGGGCATGGGCACCGGGATCATCACCGCCACTCTCATCGCCCGTCACCTGCCCTGGCTGCACCTGGACTGGTTCGGACGCAACACCCTGCCTGTCTATCTTCTCCACCTCCCCGTGCTCGGCGTGCTGTTGGTCTACGACCCCGGGCTCACGTCCTCCCCGGTGACGGCCACGGCGGGGACCCTGGTCCTGACCGTCCTTACAGTGGGCGGGACACTGGTGCTGTGGCGGATCCTGCGTCCGGTACCCGGCCTGTTCATTGCTCCGTGGCCAGGCGAGGGGGCGAACACCCGACCGTCCCGGCTGGTTGCGGCTGCCACGGTTACCGACGTGTTTCCCCGAACTTGA
- a CDS encoding glycoside hydrolase family 3 N-terminal domain-containing protein → MVTVQRRTPATMFAAAAAGALAFSLVSCSSPDDAAEGTSSSAPAASATQSTAETGADSGDPTTSCVDGEQDLATLAASTLAVGVVGFDDAADAVDAGVRHIFIGSSTDLSILDGQGDPERSITALKERAAEAGGELTVSVDEEGGQVQRLGEIIGELPSARELADTLSPEEVRGVFAEHGRKMHDLGITMDFAPVVDLAGGESISDNAIGDRAFSDDPQIVTDYGRAAVEGLLDAEVTPVIKHFPGHGHATGDSHEGTVTTPPIEEMGADLAPFAELWQMPGVAVMVGHMQTPGLDSQDTGGVLGAETPSSLNPAAYALLRDGLQGLDGENAPGFDGVVFTDDLTGMQAITDLHDGPQAVVQALRAGADAPLTSTAADVPATVDGLVAAVENGDLDRDRLTEAADRLCAV, encoded by the coding sequence GTGGTCACTGTCCAACGACGCACCCCAGCCACCATGTTCGCCGCCGCGGCGGCAGGCGCACTGGCGTTCAGTCTGGTGTCGTGTTCCTCGCCGGACGACGCCGCGGAAGGCACATCCTCGTCGGCCCCTGCGGCGTCGGCGACGCAGAGCACCGCCGAGACCGGTGCCGACAGTGGAGACCCGACCACCTCGTGTGTGGATGGTGAGCAGGACCTGGCGACACTCGCCGCGTCGACCCTGGCTGTCGGTGTGGTCGGCTTCGACGATGCGGCGGACGCAGTGGACGCCGGGGTGCGCCACATCTTCATCGGGTCGTCCACCGACCTGTCGATTCTCGACGGTCAGGGGGACCCGGAACGCAGCATCACCGCACTCAAGGAGCGTGCCGCGGAAGCGGGTGGGGAGCTGACCGTCTCCGTCGACGAAGAAGGCGGGCAGGTCCAGCGGCTCGGTGAGATCATCGGCGAGCTGCCTTCTGCCCGGGAACTGGCGGACACCCTGTCCCCGGAGGAGGTGCGCGGTGTCTTCGCCGAGCACGGTCGCAAGATGCACGACCTGGGTATCACCATGGACTTCGCGCCCGTGGTGGACCTCGCCGGTGGTGAGTCGATCAGCGACAACGCCATCGGCGACCGTGCGTTCTCGGATGATCCGCAGATCGTCACCGACTATGGCCGTGCCGCCGTCGAGGGGCTGCTCGACGCGGAGGTCACCCCGGTGATCAAGCACTTCCCGGGTCATGGCCATGCCACCGGCGATTCCCACGAGGGCACCGTCACCACGCCGCCGATCGAGGAGATGGGGGCGGATCTGGCGCCGTTCGCCGAGCTCTGGCAGATGCCGGGGGTCGCGGTGATGGTCGGTCACATGCAGACACCGGGACTGGACAGTCAAGATACCGGCGGCGTCCTCGGTGCGGAGACTCCGTCGTCGCTGAACCCGGCGGCGTATGCGTTGCTGCGCGATGGTCTTCAGGGGCTCGACGGTGAGAACGCGCCCGGATTCGATGGCGTCGTGTTCACCGACGACCTGACCGGTATGCAGGCCATCACTGACCTGCACGACGGGCCCCAGGCGGTGGTGCAGGCACTGCGTGCCGGGGCGGACGCTCCGCTGACGTCCACGGCCGCCGACGTGCCCGCCACGGTCGACGGCCTCGTGGCGGCGGTGGAGAACGGGGACCTTGACCGGGACCGGCTGACGGAGGCCGCCGACAGGTTGTGCGCGGTGTGA
- a CDS encoding DUF2613 domain-containing protein: MTMPTETDSQPRRTLGPAIASAVVGIVLGGAAALFAGSIADSTDLPTNQIAVDDAVMGSIQYGERR; encoded by the coding sequence ATGACCATGCCCACCGAGACTGACTCTCAGCCCCGCCGCACGCTCGGCCCCGCCATCGCCTCTGCTGTCGTCGGCATTGTCCTCGGTGGCGCCGCGGCCCTGTTCGCCGGGAGCATCGCCGACTCCACGGACCTGCCGACGAACCAGATCGCCGTGGACGACGCGGTGATGGGCTCGATCCAGTACGGCGAGCGCCGTTAA